A window of the bacterium genome harbors these coding sequences:
- the pabA gene encoding aminodeoxychorismate/anthranilate synthase component II produces the protein MLLMIDNYDSFTYNLVQYLGELGEDVKVFRNDKITTPEIESLKPDRIVISPGPCTPKEAGISNDVIKTFAGRIPILGVCLGHQCIGYCFGGQVVLAERLMHGKTSLIHHDGKTIFEGLENPFTATRYHSLIVKRETLPGHFEISAWTKEGEIMGIRHKEIPYLEGVQFHPESILTTEGKKLLKNFIKMKKET, from the coding sequence ATGTTATTAATGATAGATAATTATGATTCTTTTACTTATAATTTAGTGCAGTACCTTGGAGAACTTGGCGAGGATGTAAAGGTTTTCAGGAATGATAAAATAACAACGCCGGAGATCGAAAGCCTGAAACCAGACAGGATCGTTATTTCCCCCGGACCCTGTACACCAAAAGAAGCCGGGATTTCAAATGATGTCATAAAAACATTCGCGGGCAGGATCCCGATTCTGGGAGTTTGCCTGGGGCATCAGTGTATCGGTTATTGCTTTGGCGGGCAGGTGGTGTTGGCTGAACGGTTGATGCATGGAAAAACGTCATTGATTCACCATGATGGAAAGACAATTTTTGAAGGTTTGGAAAACCCTTTTACGGCGACCCGGTATCATTCATTGATTGTAAAAAGGGAAACCCTTCCCGGTCATTTTGAAATTTCCGCGTGGACAAAAGAAGGTGAAATCATGGGTATAAGGCATAAGGAAATTCCATACCTTGAAGGTGTCCAGTTTCACCCTGAATCGATTTTAACCACAGAAGGTAAAAAACTTTTAAAGAATTTTATAAAAATGAAAAAGGAGACATAG
- the trpE gene encoding anthranilate synthase component I has protein sequence MYYPSLEEFKEKAKEGNLIPVYKEILADLETPVSAFLKIDKSKYSFLLESVEGGETVGRYSFLGSDPSVIIRSKGRKIEIIRGGETETKEFVDPLYALREILRQYQPVRIKGLPRFHGGLVGYLGYEFIHFFENIPRPKKDNLCLPESLFLLTDTILVFDHIKHTIKVVSNAFIMPEKPLEECYKETTSKIEEKILQLNSNLSSRKAKKKEVSSMERDGVSSNIDKRRFKEMVDRAKDYIRAGDIFQVVLSQRFQTKISQSPFGIYRSLRIVNPSPYMFYLKMDKFHLVGSSPEVFVRKEDKKIELRPIAGTRPRGITPEEDEKLIEELKKDPKELAEHTMLLDLGRNDLGRVAKFETIKVPEMMVIEKYSHVIHIVSDVVGELLPGKDQFDLIRATFPAGTVSGAPKVRAMEIISELEREERGPYAGMVGYFSFSGNLDSCITIRTILIKGKSAYIQAGAGIVADSDPEKEYQESVNKAKGMIKAIEMAEGGG, from the coding sequence GTGTATTATCCGTCATTAGAAGAATTTAAAGAAAAGGCCAAAGAGGGGAATCTTATCCCTGTTTACAAGGAAATACTGGCAGACCTTGAAACTCCGGTATCGGCCTTTTTGAAAATTGATAAATCAAAATATTCATTCCTTTTGGAAAGTGTTGAGGGAGGGGAAACAGTCGGCCGATATTCCTTTCTGGGGAGTGACCCGTCGGTAATTATCCGGTCAAAGGGCAGGAAAATCGAGATTATACGCGGCGGGGAAACCGAAACAAAAGAATTCGTTGATCCTTTATATGCACTTAGAGAAATTTTGCGGCAATACCAGCCTGTACGGATTAAAGGACTCCCGAGGTTTCACGGCGGACTGGTAGGGTACCTGGGATATGAGTTCATCCATTTTTTTGAAAATATCCCGAGACCCAAAAAAGATAATCTTTGCCTGCCGGAATCTCTTTTCCTTTTAACAGACACTATCCTGGTTTTTGATCATATTAAACATACGATAAAAGTGGTTTCGAACGCTTTTATTATGCCTGAGAAACCGTTAGAGGAATGTTACAAGGAAACAACCTCGAAAATCGAGGAGAAAATCTTGCAGTTAAACAGCAATCTGTCGTCCAGGAAAGCAAAGAAAAAAGAAGTTTCATCCATGGAAAGAGACGGTGTTTCTTCCAATATCGATAAAAGAAGGTTTAAAGAGATGGTGGATAGGGCAAAAGATTATATCCGGGCCGGGGACATTTTCCAGGTTGTTTTATCACAGCGGTTCCAGACGAAAATCAGCCAGAGCCCCTTTGGTATTTATAGAAGTTTACGTATCGTTAACCCCTCACCCTACATGTTTTACCTGAAAATGGATAAGTTCCATTTAGTCGGCTCGTCACCGGAAGTTTTTGTGCGCAAGGAAGACAAAAAAATAGAATTAAGGCCGATTGCCGGGACAAGGCCCCGGGGTATTACGCCGGAGGAGGATGAAAAATTAATTGAAGAATTAAAAAAGGACCCGAAAGAACTTGCGGAACACACAATGCTTCTTGACCTTGGAAGGAATGACCTGGGACGAGTGGCAAAATTCGAAACAATCAAGGTCCCGGAGATGATGGTTATTGAAAAATATTCTCATGTAATCCATATCGTGTCCGATGTCGTAGGCGAACTTTTGCCGGGAAAGGACCAGTTCGATCTTATTCGCGCCACTTTCCCGGCCGGGACTGTTTCAGGCGCTCCTAAAGTGCGCGCGATGGAGATTATATCCGAACTGGAAAGGGAGGAAAGAGGGCCTTACGCGGGAATGGTCGGGTATTTCAGTTTTTCCGGTAACCTGGATTCCTGCATAACAATCAGGACGATTTTAATCAAAGGCAAAAGCGCGTATATCCAGGCCGGCGCAGGGATAGTGGCTGATTCCGACCCCGAAAAAGAATACCAGGAAAGCGTAAATAAAGCAAAGGGTATGATAAAAGCTATAGAAATGGCAGAGGGGGGCGGATAA
- a CDS encoding sigma-54 dependent transcriptional regulator: protein MLKDMILVVDDEKNTRDSLVKILTQEGYSVDSAKSTEDALKILKENQASLVITDLRLPGSDGLYLFRKIKKEYPDTEVILMTAYGTVESAVEAMKEGVYDYLTKPINIDELILVIHKIFQNKKIEEENKNLKERLKNKIYSHKIIWKCEKMKEVYELIKQVAGSRSTVLIQGESGTGKELVANEIHYSSNRSANPFVKISCAAIPEGLLESELFGHEKGSFTSAYDRKKGLFEQAHTGTIFLDEISEMSLPLQAKLLRVLEEKEFQRVGGHEPIKVDVRVISATNKDLSLSVKEGKFREDLFYRLNVVNIFLPPLRERQGDLSLLVEYFLDELGKETNRKIEGISVKVMEILENHNWPGNIRELKNCLESAVVRSSGKIMEVDNLPSYLRKDTNTSIKDSKQENLLSLDEIEKKTIVHTLKLVDGNKSKASQILGIGLKTLYRKLKKYGME, encoded by the coding sequence ATGTTAAAGGATATGATACTTGTTGTTGATGATGAAAAAAACACAAGAGATTCTTTAGTAAAGATTTTAACACAGGAAGGATATTCGGTAGATTCCGCGAAAAGTACCGAGGACGCGCTTAAAATATTAAAAGAAAACCAGGCAAGTCTTGTAATAACCGATTTGCGTCTGCCGGGCAGCGATGGTTTATATCTTTTCAGGAAAATAAAAAAGGAATATCCTGATACTGAAGTAATTCTTATGACCGCTTACGGTACAGTTGAGTCCGCGGTTGAAGCAATGAAAGAGGGTGTCTATGACTATTTGACCAAGCCAATAAACATTGATGAATTGATTTTAGTCATACACAAGATATTCCAGAATAAAAAAATAGAAGAAGAAAATAAAAATTTAAAAGAAAGATTAAAAAATAAAATTTATTCCCATAAAATAATCTGGAAATGCGAAAAAATGAAAGAGGTTTATGAATTAATAAAACAGGTGGCCGGATCCAGGTCTACGGTTCTTATCCAGGGTGAAAGCGGCACGGGAAAGGAACTTGTTGCGAATGAAATCCACTATTCCAGCAACAGGAGCGCTAATCCTTTTGTAAAGATAAGCTGTGCTGCCATACCGGAAGGATTATTGGAAAGCGAACTTTTCGGGCATGAAAAAGGTTCGTTTACAAGCGCTTATGACCGGAAAAAAGGGCTCTTTGAACAGGCGCATACAGGTACAATTTTTCTTGATGAAATAAGCGAGATGTCCCTTCCTTTGCAGGCAAAGCTCCTTCGGGTCCTTGAGGAAAAAGAGTTTCAGCGCGTCGGCGGGCATGAGCCGATTAAAGTGGATGTCAGGGTGATATCCGCGACCAATAAAGATCTATCTTTGTCAGTTAAAGAAGGAAAATTCCGTGAGGACCTTTTTTACAGGCTGAATGTCGTAAATATCTTTCTTCCCCCGCTGCGTGAACGGCAGGGCGATCTGTCTCTGCTTGTGGAATATTTTCTGGATGAGCTCGGGAAAGAAACTAACAGGAAAATTGAAGGAATTTCAGTGAAAGTCATGGAAATTTTGGAAAATCATAATTGGCCCGGGAACATCAGGGAGTTAAAAAACTGTTTGGAGAGCGCGGTTGTGAGAAGTTCCGGTAAAATCATGGAGGTTGATAATCTGCCGTCATATCTTAGAAAAGATACAAATACTTCCATTAAAGATTCAAAACAGGAAAACTTATTGTCTCTTGATGAAATAGAAAAAAAGACAATTGTCCATACCCTGAAATTAGTCGATGGTAATAAAAGCAAGGCCTCTCAAATTCTCGGCATCGGATTAAAGACTTTATATAGAAAATTAAAAAAGTATGGGATGGAGTGA
- a CDS encoding LemA family protein, whose protein sequence is MFLEQRRKRYDEIPKLIKICEQYAQYERSTLKKIIALRTEAMHTTSIADKANKENELTKYLGKIFAIGEAYPELKSNTSILQLQTRISSLENEITDRRELYNDSVNLYNIRIHELPDIIIAGLMGLKEKEMYKVSEEEKKDVKLNINLPK, encoded by the coding sequence ATGTTCTTGGAACAGCGAAGAAAGCGGTATGATGAAATTCCAAAATTAATTAAAATATGCGAACAATATGCTCAATATGAACGCTCAACATTGAAAAAAATAATTGCTTTACGTACTGAAGCCATGCATACAACAAGCATTGCTGATAAGGCAAATAAAGAAAATGAACTTACAAAATATTTAGGAAAAATTTTTGCTATCGGTGAAGCATATCCGGAATTGAAATCTAATACCAGCATTTTGCAGCTGCAAACCCGGATAAGTTCTCTTGAGAATGAAATAACTGACAGACGAGAATTATATAATGACAGCGTTAATTTATATAATATCCGCATACATGAACTGCCGGATATAATAATCGCTGGTCTAATGGGGCTAAAGGAAAAGGAAATGTATAAGGTTTCAGAAGAAGAAAAAAAAGATGTTAAATTAAATATAAATTTACCTAAATAA
- a CDS encoding ATP-binding protein, with product MDKIFAFFASIEGELFYNSHYLVAVVIVLFMLCYEWKRAREKEALYLIIAFSLMLARLIFIHFLLVRAHFFSIPHPKPLFPIIDFWFNTLSLIFLAWAFLFPYAKEKTWFKKYFYLNIATLFLYPFIHVILIKASLNYLSGFGLSPMIPGSRFLFIDEVVYSVWQFGIIAFTILYLRPRESPSILIKIFLGLILTIQFAHLINLFSEERNSFLINIERILPITAAFTLILAIYHNILLRLKQTQMEIESWNRKLEEKVNERTLELEKRNKQLARAEHLARLGNLAAGLAHEIKNPLNSIGLNLELLKRYLEKSGLKEKDEMQDIIRLVNSEVLRLDSLIQEFLMFARPQKIKAKELDIKQFTRQVLTLIQAEADKKNICIISRFPQEKITAFFDESLMKQVLLNIIINAFHSMENGGELKVIIYRSDEKDFITIQVSDTGHGIKDEIINQIFEPFFSTKENGSGLGLSIAQRIIEEHGGQITVKSILDKGTSFFIKLPVKT from the coding sequence ATGGATAAAATTTTTGCATTCTTTGCAAGCATAGAGGGAGAACTTTTTTACAATTCGCATTATTTAGTCGCGGTTGTGATAGTTCTTTTTATGCTGTGTTATGAATGGAAACGGGCAAGAGAAAAAGAAGCGCTATATTTAATCATAGCCTTCAGCCTGATGCTTGCAAGGTTAATATTTATTCATTTTCTTCTTGTCAGGGCGCATTTTTTTTCTATTCCGCATCCAAAACCGCTTTTCCCGATTATCGACTTCTGGTTTAACACGCTTTCCCTGATTTTTCTTGCCTGGGCATTTTTATTTCCATATGCTAAAGAAAAAACCTGGTTTAAAAAATATTTTTATTTAAATATTGCCACACTGTTTTTATACCCCTTTATTCATGTTATTTTGATAAAAGCAAGTTTGAACTATCTCTCCGGGTTCGGTTTAAGCCCTATGATCCCGGGAAGCCGGTTCCTGTTTATTGATGAGGTTGTCTATAGCGTGTGGCAATTTGGCATTATAGCTTTTACTATTCTTTACCTGCGCCCCAGGGAATCCCCAAGCATATTAATAAAAATATTTCTGGGGCTTATCCTTACAATTCAATTCGCGCATTTAATTAATCTTTTCTCGGAAGAAAGGAATTCTTTTTTAATAAATATAGAGAGAATTTTACCGATTACAGCCGCTTTCACGCTTATCCTCGCAATTTACCATAACATACTGCTTAGACTCAAACAGACCCAAATGGAAATTGAGAGCTGGAACCGCAAACTGGAGGAAAAAGTCAATGAAAGAACGCTGGAACTGGAGAAACGGAACAAGCAACTGGCCCGGGCTGAACATCTTGCAAGGCTTGGAAATCTCGCGGCGGGATTGGCGCATGAAATAAAAAATCCGCTTAATTCGATAGGGTTAAACCTTGAGCTTTTAAAAAGATATTTGGAAAAAAGCGGGCTGAAAGAAAAAGATGAAATGCAGGATATTATCCGTCTCGTCAACAGCGAAGTTTTAAGGCTGGATTCCTTAATCCAGGAATTTCTTATGTTCGCGAGGCCGCAAAAGATAAAAGCAAAAGAGTTAGACATCAAACAATTTACCCGGCAGGTATTAACTTTAATCCAGGCCGAGGCCGATAAAAAGAATATCTGTATTATCAGCCGGTTTCCGCAGGAAAAAATAACAGCGTTTTTTGATGAATCATTAATGAAGCAGGTCCTGCTGAATATAATTATTAACGCATTTCATTCTATGGAAAACGGCGGAGAATTAAAAGTTATTATATATAGGTCAGATGAAAAAGATTTTATTACTATTCAGGTTTCTGATACCGGGCATGGCATAAAAGATGAAATAATTAACCAGATATTCGAACCTTTCTTCAGCACTAAAGAAAATGGCTCCGGCCTCGGGCTTTCAATCGCCCAGAGAATTATTGAAGAACATGGCGGGCAGATAACCGTTAAAAGCATCTTGGATAAGGGAACCAGTTTTTTCATTAAACTGCCGGTAAAAACGTAA
- a CDS encoding GIDE domain-containing protein, with amino-acid sequence MKYYFELIMLIIGASIAGIYSFFDGLKKMKKRMMENIPTSKIRSLALGLVELSGKAEARNKPLQGPLSGKDCVFCKYSIERWERRGKSHSWAKVVEGGSYDIPFYIQDETGKVLIDPRTAEINFREIDFNLETNKNFPPNLITLMERNNIKYKNKLFLFNPNYKMRFKEWNIFEGDLIYVLGTAKKAV; translated from the coding sequence ATGAAATACTATTTTGAACTAATAATGCTTATTATAGGGGCGTCTATCGCAGGTATATATTCCTTTTTTGACGGCTTAAAAAAAATGAAAAAAAGAATGATGGAAAATATTCCGACTTCTAAAATACGTTCTTTGGCTCTCGGGCTTGTAGAGCTGAGCGGGAAAGCAGAAGCAAGAAATAAACCTTTACAAGGACCTTTAAGCGGAAAAGATTGTGTTTTTTGTAAATATTCTATTGAAAGATGGGAAAGAAGAGGGAAAAGTCATAGTTGGGCTAAAGTTGTTGAAGGCGGTAGTTATGATATCCCCTTTTATATTCAGGATGAAACTGGTAAGGTTCTGATAGATCCAAGAACTGCAGAAATAAATTTTCGTGAAATAGATTTTAATTTAGAAACAAATAAAAATTTTCCTCCTAATCTAATTACTTTAATGGAAAGGAATAATATAAAATATAAAAATAAATTATTTTTGTTTAACCCAAATTATAAAATGCGTTTTAAGGAATGGAATATTTTTGAAGGTGATTTAATTTATGTTCTTGGAACAGCGAAGAAAGCGGTATGA
- a CDS encoding DUF2238 domain-containing protein — translation MKSKTFNSRKKYLLILGAILFIEFIVLAVNPYDRRDWLLENFLVLIFIGFLFKTYKKFPLSKISYTLIFVFLFLHEIGAHYTYSLVPYDSFFESVFGRTLNSILGWERNNFDRLVHFSYGLLLAYPLREMFLRIADVKGFWGYFLPLDITMSTSMIYELIEWTAAEFFGGELGAAYLGTQGDVWDAHKDMLLASTGALITMAITLLINSYLKRDFTKEWIQSLKVKHPEPLGEEEIKHILKKK, via the coding sequence ATGAAATCAAAAACTTTCAATTCCCGCAAAAAATATTTACTGATTTTGGGCGCGATCTTATTTATTGAATTTATCGTCCTCGCGGTAAATCCTTATGACCGCAGGGACTGGTTGCTTGAAAACTTTTTAGTTTTGATATTTATAGGGTTTCTTTTCAAAACCTATAAAAAATTTCCTCTCTCAAAAATATCCTACACATTGATTTTTGTATTCTTGTTTCTGCATGAAATTGGAGCCCATTATACTTATTCTTTAGTGCCTTATGACTCATTTTTTGAAAGTGTTTTTGGAAGGACTTTAAACAGTATTTTGGGCTGGGAGCGAAATAATTTTGACCGCCTTGTGCATTTTTCCTACGGCCTTTTACTGGCATATCCCTTGAGAGAGATGTTTTTAAGGATAGCAGATGTTAAAGGTTTCTGGGGTTATTTTCTCCCGCTCGATATTACAATGTCCACATCCATGATATATGAATTGATAGAATGGACCGCCGCAGAATTTTTCGGCGGCGAACTCGGTGCCGCGTATCTTGGAACACAGGGGGATGTGTGGGACGCTCACAAGGATATGCTACTTGCAAGCACAGGCGCCTTAATCACAATGGCTATAACGCTTTTAATAAACAGTTACCTCAAACGTGATTTTACAAAAGAATGGATACAGAGTCTGAAAGTAAAACATCCCGAACCACTGGGCGAGGAAGAGATTAAACACATATTGAAGAAAAAATAG
- a CDS encoding homocitrate synthase family protein translates to MSKHKKMQRSTVNLSKMAKRVKIGDTTLRDGEQTYGIVFSNREKITIAQYLNDLGVDMIELGFPSQQGYERQYVKELIRRKKMGMIKSLLMGWHRPVLHEIKDSIDLGVDSICISMPTSDIMIRKKLHKEKPWVIETEVKAVKYAKEFGLYVSANAEDASRSDHEFVKEYVHAVKEAGADRFRFCDTLGFIDPFETYRRIKDYLDMEIDVEMHTHDDLGMAVANSLAGVRAAEEYPDRTVWIATTVNGFGERAGNAALEEVIMALKISLNIDLGYKTEMFREVCEYVAKAAGRYIPEWKPIVGENIFRHTSGIHADGVVKDPENYEIMLPEEVGLKERKIGVSKHSGTAAVVHKYETLGIKISEEEAPLLLAELRDEAVELKRMPDDKELTDIYREFKETFITKR, encoded by the coding sequence ATGTCAAAACATAAAAAAATGCAGAGGTCGACTGTTAATCTAAGCAAAATGGCGAAAAGGGTAAAAATCGGGGACACAACTCTTCGTGACGGAGAGCAGACTTATGGGATTGTATTTTCAAACAGGGAAAAAATCACAATCGCGCAATATTTAAATGATTTGGGCGTTGACATGATTGAACTTGGGTTCCCGTCCCAGCAGGGATATGAAAGGCAATATGTGAAGGAATTAATCCGCCGGAAAAAAATGGGAATGATAAAAAGCCTGCTGATGGGATGGCACCGCCCTGTATTACATGAAATAAAGGATTCAATTGACCTGGGTGTGGACTCAATTTGTATTTCAATGCCGACTTCGGACATTATGATTAGGAAAAAACTTCATAAAGAAAAACCGTGGGTAATAGAAACCGAGGTCAAAGCTGTGAAATACGCGAAAGAATTCGGGCTTTATGTATCAGCGAATGCAGAAGACGCTTCACGGTCAGACCATGAATTTGTAAAAGAATACGTGCACGCGGTAAAAGAAGCGGGAGCGGACCGGTTTCGTTTCTGCGATACGCTGGGTTTCATCGATCCTTTTGAAACATACAGAAGGATTAAGGATTATCTGGATATGGAAATTGATGTTGAGATGCATACACATGACGATTTGGGAATGGCTGTGGCGAATTCGCTCGCCGGTGTGCGTGCCGCGGAAGAATATCCGGACAGGACAGTATGGATTGCCACGACAGTTAACGGTTTTGGAGAACGGGCGGGTAACGCGGCGCTTGAAGAAGTTATAATGGCGTTGAAAATTTCCCTGAATATTGATTTAGGCTATAAAACGGAAATGTTCCGGGAAGTTTGCGAATATGTTGCGAAGGCTGCCGGCCGCTATATTCCTGAGTGGAAACCGATTGTGGGTGAAAATATTTTCAGGCATACATCGGGGATCCACGCGGACGGGGTAGTCAAAGACCCTGAGAATTATGAAATAATGCTCCCTGAGGAAGTCGGCCTTAAAGAAAGGAAAATCGGCGTCAGCAAGCATTCGGGGACCGCTGCCGTTGTTCACAAATATGAAACACTTGGAATAAAAATCAGCGAGGAAGAAGCGCCGCTTTTACTGGCAGAACTCCGTGATGAGGCAGTTGAATTAAAAAGGATGCCCGATGACAAGGAACTAACTGATATATACCGGGAGTTTAAAGAGACCTTTATTACGAAGAGATAA
- a CDS encoding pyridoxal phosphate-dependent aminotransferase: protein MEISKRAQNISPSPTLAIDSLAKKMKAEGKDIISFGAGEPDFDTPQNIKDKAVSAIQSGFTKYTPVGGTDELKDAIIRKFQRDNNLTYTKKEIIVSCGAKHSLYNIFQAILNPGDKVIIPAPYWVSYTEMVKMAGGKPVIVQTKEKDGFKITPETLKKKAGTNVKALIINSPSNPTGMIYTKEELQAITDVVLEKGIIVISDEIYEKTIYDNNMFVSIASLGDEIKKNTIVVNGVSKTYAMTGWRIGYAAGDENIIKAVNNIQSHSTSNPASISQKAAVEALNGPQEEVNKMVNEFSERRKNMVKRLNKIKGISCKMPHGAFYVFPRIKKLLGRNFKNREIKSSLDLSSYLLEEMNVAVVPGIAFGNDNYIRLSYAASMENIQKGLDRIEEGIGKLLL from the coding sequence ATGGAAATATCGAAACGGGCGCAAAACATCAGCCCTTCGCCGACATTGGCAATAGACAGCCTGGCAAAAAAGATGAAAGCGGAAGGTAAAGATATTATAAGTTTCGGCGCGGGAGAGCCGGATTTTGACACTCCGCAAAATATCAAAGATAAAGCCGTTTCTGCCATCCAGTCCGGTTTTACAAAATACACACCGGTCGGGGGGACAGACGAGTTGAAAGACGCCATTATTAGAAAATTTCAAAGGGACAATAATTTAACTTACACAAAAAAGGAGATTATTGTGTCTTGCGGTGCGAAACACTCGCTCTATAATATCTTCCAGGCGATTTTAAACCCGGGAGACAAGGTTATTATTCCTGCGCCATACTGGGTCAGCTATACGGAAATGGTAAAAATGGCAGGCGGTAAACCTGTTATTGTTCAGACAAAAGAAAAAGACGGTTTTAAAATCACGCCGGAAACGCTGAAAAAGAAAGCTGGAACAAATGTCAAGGCGTTAATTATAAACAGCCCTTCTAATCCTACGGGAATGATTTATACGAAAGAAGAACTTCAGGCAATAACAGATGTGGTTTTAGAAAAAGGAATCATAGTTATTTCGGATGAGATATATGAAAAAACAATTTATGATAATAATATGTTTGTAAGCATAGCGAGCCTCGGTGATGAAATTAAGAAAAATACGATTGTTGTAAACGGTGTGTCAAAAACATACGCGATGACCGGGTGGCGCATAGGTTATGCCGCGGGCGATGAAAATATAATAAAGGCGGTCAATAATATCCAGAGCCATTCCACCTCCAACCCCGCGTCTATTTCGCAGAAGGCGGCGGTTGAGGCCTTAAACGGCCCGCAGGAAGAAGTTAATAAAATGGTAAATGAATTCTCCGAGCGTAGAAAAAATATGGTTAAAAGGTTAAATAAAATAAAAGGTATTTCCTGCAAAATGCCCCATGGGGCGTTTTATGTTTTCCCGCGGATAAAAAAATTACTTGGCAGAAACTTTAAAAACAGGGAGATTAAATCATCCCTGGATTTATCTTCCTACCTCCTTGAAGAGATGAATGTCGCGGTGGTCCCGGGAATCGCGTTTGGCAATGATAATTATATCCGTCTTTCATACGCGGCATCAATGGAAAATATTCAGAAGGGATTGGACAGAATTGAAGAAGGGATTGGGAAGCTATTGTTATAA